In the genome of Oncorhynchus clarkii lewisi isolate Uvic-CL-2024 chromosome 22, UVic_Ocla_1.0, whole genome shotgun sequence, one region contains:
- the LOC139380071 gene encoding acetylcholinesterase collagenic tail peptide-like encodes MPKQCAFILHLIIGCTVIITEATPSFRSGKKNIWLVPKCKIFLSPPPPPPPFPPSTRTSTLLVDITEYLRGPKGEKGCKGPKGQMGRRGQKGEEGTHGSPGVIGLIGQKGEKGDRGWRGLFGDIGRPGTHEGPQGRTGSKGEKGLKGDPGQKGGKGSTGKPGLHGQKGDRGLKAYTGLRGLDGPSGSPGHRGTMGIKGRRGPHGLTGYHGVVGKQGTTGKTGAPGEVYVIQGHRGEKGHKGPSAFCNCSSANSFKPIPGTGRYNADKAVSIYIVNGESEMSELRSENVMILRRDTRMLFVYSGSDWIDVMAQNKHPTASAL; translated from the exons ATGCCAAAGCAATGTGCTTTTATACTCCATCTTATCATTGGCTGTACTGTCATAATCACAGAAGCTACACCATCCTTCCGATCAG GTAAGAAGAATATCTGGTTGGTTCCGAAATGCAAAAtatttctgtctcctcctcctcctcctcctccgtttcctcCATCGACACGGACATCTACCCTACTG GTTGATATAACGGAATATCTCAGGGGACCAAAGGGTGAAAAG GGCTGCAAAGGACCAAAGGGTCAGATG GGTCGACGCGGTCAAAAGGGAGAAGAGGGAACCCATGGCTCCCCTGGTGTGATAGGACTCATAGGCCAAAAG ggagagaagggggacagAGGCTGGCGTGGTTTATTCGGTGACATTGGCAGACCTGGAACACATGAG GGTCCTCAAGGACGCACTGGTTCAAAA GGCGAGAAGGGACTGAAAGGTGACCCGGGACAAAAAGGTGGAAAG GGTTCCACTGGAAAGCCTGGTCTCCATGGACAGAAG GGTGACCGAGGACTAAAAGCATACACTGGATTACGAGGACTGGATGGACCTAGTGGAAGTCCCGGGCATAGAGGGACAATG GGAATAAAAGGTCGTCGTGGACCGCATGGGTTAACTGGATATCATGGAGTTGTGGGCAAACAGGGCACAACAGGAAAAACTGGTGCTCCAGGGGAAG TATATGTTATTCAAGGACACAGAGGGGAGAAAGGGCATAAAGGACCTTCTGCCTTTTGTAATTGTTCTTCAGCAAATTCCTTCAAGCCAATCCCTGGCACAGGAAGATATAATGCTGATAAGGCAGTATCT ATTTACATTGTGAATGGTGAGAGCGAGATGTCGGAGTTAAGATCTGAAAATGTTATGATCCTGAGGAGAGATACTCGCATGCTGTTCGTCTACAGTGGCTCTGACTGGATTGATGTTATGGCTCAG AACAAACATCCCACTGCATCTGCTCTGTGA